In Acidovorax sp. 106, the following proteins share a genomic window:
- the gspG gene encoding type II secretion system major pseudopilin GspG, protein MNTSPSFFVRSARQRLARGFTLIELMVVMVIIGVLAALIVPNVLERADDARVTAAKTDIANIVQQLKMYRLDNQRYPSAEQGLQALIAKPTSGPIPNNWKPYLDKLPNDPWGRPYQYLSPGIKGEIDVMSFGADGQSGGEGKDADIGSWQ, encoded by the coding sequence GTGAACACCTCTCCCTCATTTTTCGTGCGCTCCGCCCGCCAACGTCTGGCCCGGGGCTTCACCCTCATTGAATTGATGGTGGTGATGGTCATCATTGGCGTGCTGGCCGCGCTGATCGTGCCCAACGTGCTCGAACGTGCCGACGACGCCCGCGTGACGGCCGCCAAGACCGACATCGCCAACATCGTGCAGCAGCTCAAGATGTACCGCCTGGACAACCAGCGCTACCCCTCGGCCGAACAAGGCCTGCAGGCCCTGATTGCCAAGCCGACTTCCGGCCCCATCCCCAACAACTGGAAGCCCTACCTGGACAAGCTGCCCAACGACCCCTGGGGCCGCCCTTACCAGTACCTGAGCCCCGGCATCAAGGGCGAGATCGACGTGATGTCGTTTGGCGCCGACGGACAGTCGGGCGGCGAAGGCAAGGATGCGGACATTGGCAGTTGGCAGTGA
- a CDS encoding ABC transporter substrate-binding protein, whose amino-acid sequence MKFKYVLLSAAVALSFVPAVQAKPFKWTSQGEISTWDIHSQNNALQSGLHANVYESLVYYNSRTFQVEPVLATAWREVSPTQMRFTLREGVKFHDGSVMTADDVVYSLNRAMAKTSNFTPFTQGISKVVKVDAKNIDILLTSPNPVLLRQLTELRIMSKAWAEKNKSVEPKDIKGTEETYAHRNAMGTGPYTLESWQPDVRMVFKRNPNWWGKMEGNATEIVYTPIKSAATRIAALLSGEVDFVIDPTPQDLARLRANPDLKVVDGLENRTIFLGMDQYRDELPGSNIKGKNPLKDMRVRKALYQAIDADTISRSIMRGLGKPTGTLVAPQVAGWTEAVGKRMPYSVDAAKKLLAEAGYPDGFEVDFACPNNRYINDEAICQAVTAMWSRVGVKAKLRTLPLVNYFPMIQRNEASIYMLGWGVPTFDALYSLQSLVRTVGAGGDGNYNVGRYSNQRMDYLVDRIKVETDAPVRARMLTEALQLSNDTVSHIPLHDQVIPWAMKKNVEMVHRADNRVDMRMVKVN is encoded by the coding sequence ATGAAGTTTAAGTACGTTCTTTTGTCCGCCGCTGTGGCCTTGTCGTTTGTGCCCGCAGTGCAGGCCAAGCCTTTCAAGTGGACGAGCCAGGGTGAAATTTCCACGTGGGATATCCACTCGCAAAACAACGCGCTGCAAAGCGGCTTGCACGCCAATGTGTATGAAAGCCTGGTGTACTACAACAGCCGTACTTTCCAAGTAGAGCCCGTGCTCGCAACCGCATGGCGCGAGGTCAGCCCCACGCAAATGCGCTTTACCCTGCGCGAGGGCGTCAAGTTCCATGACGGCTCGGTCATGACGGCGGATGACGTGGTGTACTCCCTCAACCGCGCCATGGCCAAAACTTCCAACTTCACTCCATTCACCCAGGGCATCTCCAAGGTGGTGAAGGTGGATGCCAAGAACATCGACATCTTGCTGACGTCGCCCAATCCCGTGCTGCTGCGCCAACTGACAGAGCTGCGCATCATGAGCAAGGCCTGGGCAGAAAAGAACAAGTCGGTGGAGCCCAAGGACATCAAGGGCACCGAAGAAACATACGCCCACCGCAATGCGATGGGCACGGGCCCCTACACCCTGGAGTCCTGGCAGCCCGATGTGCGTATGGTCTTCAAGCGCAACCCGAACTGGTGGGGCAAGATGGAAGGCAATGCCACCGAGATCGTCTACACCCCGATCAAGTCTGCCGCCACGCGCATCGCTGCGCTGTTGTCCGGTGAAGTGGACTTCGTGATTGATCCAACGCCTCAAGATTTGGCCCGCCTGCGTGCCAACCCCGATCTCAAGGTGGTCGATGGTCTTGAGAACCGCACCATTTTTCTGGGCATGGACCAGTACCGTGACGAGCTGCCTGGCTCCAACATCAAGGGCAAGAACCCCTTGAAGGACATGCGTGTGCGCAAGGCTCTGTACCAGGCCATTGATGCCGACACGATCTCGCGCAGCATCATGCGGGGCCTGGGCAAACCCACGGGCACATTGGTGGCACCGCAGGTGGCGGGCTGGACGGAAGCCGTGGGCAAGCGCATGCCTTACAGCGTGGACGCCGCCAAGAAACTGCTGGCTGAAGCAGGCTATCCCGATGGTTTCGAGGTGGACTTCGCCTGCCCCAACAACCGCTACATCAACGACGAGGCCATTTGCCAAGCCGTGACGGCCATGTGGTCGCGTGTGGGGGTCAAGGCCAAGCTGCGCACGCTGCCACTGGTCAACTACTTCCCGATGATCCAGCGCAACGAAGCCAGCATCTACATGCTGGGCTGGGGCGTTCCCACCTTCGACGCGCTGTATAGCCTGCAGTCGCTGGTGCGCACCGTGGGCGCGGGCGGCGACGGCAACTACAACGTGGGCCGCTACAGTAACCAGCGCATGGACTACCTGGTAGACCGCATCAAGGTGGAAACCGATGCCCCCGTGCGTGCTCGCATGTTGACGGAAGCGCTTCAGTTGTCCAACGACACCGTGTCGCACATTCCGCTGCATGACCAAGTGATTCCTTGGGCGATGAAGAAGAATGTGGAAATGGTGCACCGCGCAGACAACCGTGTGGACATGCGCATGGTCAAGGTCAATTGA
- the coq7 gene encoding 2-polyprenyl-3-methyl-6-methoxy-1,4-benzoquinone monooxygenase, translating to MDRLLSSLDNALRTLFAQPRASESTPAAHMQEADLSANEKKLAGALMRVNHVGEVCAQALYSAQALATKDEALRAHLLEAAREETNHLAWTHQRLQALGDRPSLLNPLWFTGAFALGWVAAKVSDRVSLGFVVETENQVAAHLQSHLSRLPEADLASRAVVARMKDDEERHAEQAHLLGAFPLPPIAKGMMRAAAKVMTTTAHRI from the coding sequence ATGGACCGCCTACTTTCCAGTCTCGATAACGCGCTGCGGACGCTGTTTGCCCAGCCGCGTGCCAGTGAATCAACCCCGGCAGCGCATATGCAAGAAGCAGACCTGAGCGCAAACGAAAAGAAGCTCGCAGGCGCCTTGATGCGAGTGAACCATGTCGGGGAAGTGTGCGCCCAGGCGCTTTACAGCGCGCAAGCACTGGCCACGAAAGACGAAGCCCTGCGCGCCCACCTACTGGAGGCGGCCAGAGAAGAAACCAACCACCTGGCCTGGACGCACCAGCGGTTGCAAGCGCTGGGCGACCGCCCTAGCTTGCTCAACCCTCTGTGGTTCACCGGGGCGTTTGCGTTGGGATGGGTGGCTGCCAAAGTGAGTGACCGGGTCAGCCTGGGTTTTGTGGTCGAGACCGAAAACCAGGTCGCCGCGCACTTACAAAGCCACCTGTCGCGGCTGCCAGAGGCCGATCTGGCCTCGCGGGCGGTAGTAGCCCGCATGAAAGATGATGAGGAACGGCATGCAGAGCAGGCCCATCTGCTTGGCGCCTTCCCACTGCCGCCCATTGCGAAAGGCATGATGAGAGCGGCGGCCAAGGTCATGACGACCACCGCGCACCGCATCTAA
- a CDS encoding histidine phosphatase family protein gives MNTAALWVVRHAAPCIAPGTCYGLLDVPADPEATQIAAQRLATSLPNHLLLRHSPLQRCEQLALSLCALQVNLISNADVRLREMDFGQWEGRLWVDIARHELDAWTQDFTRYRPGQGEDLASMLTRVSTALDESRQHLQRGTHVVWITHAGVARCVDWLVRQGSLAAALQVTAEQWPLHAPGFGAWQTYAMAPHGVLAALQQAQQV, from the coding sequence GTGAACACGGCCGCCCTGTGGGTGGTGCGGCATGCGGCGCCCTGCATCGCGCCCGGCACCTGCTACGGCCTGCTGGATGTGCCCGCAGACCCCGAGGCCACCCAGATTGCCGCACAGCGGCTGGCAACCTCGCTGCCCAATCACCTGCTGTTGCGCCACTCACCGCTACAAAGATGTGAGCAGCTAGCGCTTTCTCTGTGCGCCCTACAAGTTAATTTGATTAGCAATGCGGACGTGCGCCTGCGAGAGATGGACTTCGGCCAGTGGGAGGGCCGCTTGTGGGTCGACATCGCTCGCCATGAACTGGACGCCTGGACGCAGGACTTCACCCGCTACCGCCCCGGCCAAGGCGAAGACCTGGCCAGCATGCTGACCCGGGTGAGCACGGCCTTGGACGAGTCGCGACAACACCTGCAGCGCGGCACCCATGTGGTCTGGATCACGCATGCCGGGGTCGCCCGGTGCGTGGATTGGCTGGTCAGGCAAGGCAGCCTGGCTGCGGCGTTGCAAGTCACGGCAGAGCAATGGCCGCTGCACGCACCCGGGTTTGGAGCATGGCAAACCTATGCGATGGCCCCGCACGGTGTGCTGGCTGCGCTGCAACAGGCGCAGCAGGTGTAA
- a CDS encoding prepilin-type N-terminal cleavage/methylation domain-containing protein, translating to MAAQRGFTLLEMLVVISIMALATAGVSMAIRDNGQTVLEREAARLAALLESGRAQSRSTGAPVRWRATEQGFKFEGLPASALPSQWLDPGVTVRGTAVLLLGPEPLIGPQQVVITHQNYPDRALRVVTDGLRPFTVESLP from the coding sequence GTGGCGGCTCAGCGGGGGTTCACTCTTCTAGAGATGCTGGTCGTCATCAGCATCATGGCGCTGGCCACGGCCGGGGTGTCCATGGCCATCCGCGACAACGGCCAGACCGTGCTGGAGCGCGAGGCCGCGCGGCTGGCCGCACTGCTGGAATCAGGCCGGGCTCAGTCGCGCTCCACCGGGGCCCCCGTGCGCTGGCGAGCGACGGAGCAAGGCTTCAAGTTTGAGGGCCTGCCCGCCAGCGCCCTGCCCAGCCAATGGCTGGACCCAGGTGTCACGGTGCGCGGCACCGCTGTATTGCTGCTGGGGCCCGAGCCACTCATTGGCCCCCAGCAAGTGGTCATCACCCACCAGAACTACCCCGACCGCGCCCTGCGCGTGGTCACCGACGGGCTGCGCCCCTTCACGGTGGAGTCTCTGCCATGA
- a CDS encoding type II secretion system protein N: MVTNTHSQWGMRLGTLVLWAAAGASVVYWGLRLSSRPSGVAVPVAAAAPAAPDAGALARLLGASPATAVVKAPVAAPSSRFALQGVLSGRSSGGGAALIAMDGKPARPYRIGAQVDAGLVLQSLGPRQAALGATVDGPTTVRLEMPPKG; this comes from the coding sequence ATGGTGACAAACACACACTCTCAATGGGGCATGCGGTTGGGGACTCTGGTCTTGTGGGCTGCGGCGGGCGCCAGCGTGGTCTATTGGGGTCTGCGCTTGTCTTCCAGGCCCTCTGGGGTGGCAGTGCCTGTGGCGGCTGCAGCCCCTGCCGCGCCCGATGCGGGTGCGCTGGCGCGCTTGCTGGGCGCATCGCCCGCTACGGCGGTGGTCAAGGCCCCGGTGGCCGCGCCTTCTAGCCGGTTTGCGCTGCAGGGCGTGCTGTCGGGCCGTAGCAGCGGCGGCGGCGCCGCATTGATCGCTATGGACGGCAAACCTGCGCGGCCTTACCGCATTGGGGCGCAGGTGGATGCTGGGCTGGTATTGCAGTCGCTGGGCCCGCGCCAGGCGGCGCTGGGGGCCACGGTGGATGGACCCACCACGGTGCGCCTGGAGATGCCGCCCAAGGGCTGA
- a CDS encoding OsmC family protein, translating to MECTVSWTGASGTRSGMGFVAETGSGHVLTMDGAPDAANPANGGQNLAPRPMETVLAGTGGCTAYDVVLILKRGRHDVRGCSVKLTSERAEVDPKVFTKIHMQFTVTGRGIPAAAVERAIAMSHDKYCSASIMLGKTADITTGFDIVEA from the coding sequence ATGGAATGCACCGTCAGTTGGACAGGGGCCTCGGGCACGCGCTCAGGCATGGGGTTCGTTGCAGAAACCGGCAGCGGCCATGTTTTGACCATGGATGGCGCCCCAGATGCCGCCAACCCCGCCAATGGCGGCCAGAACCTGGCCCCACGGCCCATGGAAACCGTGTTGGCTGGCACCGGGGGCTGCACTGCCTATGACGTGGTGCTGATTCTCAAGCGCGGTCGGCACGACGTGAGGGGCTGCAGCGTCAAGCTCACCTCCGAGCGCGCTGAGGTGGATCCCAAGGTCTTTACCAAAATCCACATGCAGTTCACGGTGACCGGGCGCGGCATTCCGGCTGCCGCCGTAGAGCGCGCCATCGCCATGAGCCACGATAAATACTGCTCGGCCAGCATCATGCTGGGCAAGACGGCCGACATCACGACGGGTTTCGACATCGTTGAAGCCTGA
- the ilvA gene encoding threonine ammonia-lyase, biosynthetic, with amino-acid sequence MTQPLTPADYLKKILTARVYDVAVESPLEPAKNLSHRLKNRVLLKREDQQPVFSFKLRGAYNKMAHLTPAQLERGVICASAGNHAQGVAMSAQRLGVRAVVVMPTTTPQLKVDAVKTLGGEVVLFGDSYSDAYGHSLKLEKAQGLTFVHPFDDPDVIAGQGTIAMEILRQLQSLGSNQLNAVFVAIGGGGLVSGVANYIKAVRPEIKIIGVQMNDSDAMIQSVKAHERVTLADVGLFSDGTAVKLVGEETFRVAAGLVDEFITVDTDAVCAAIKDVFVDTRSIVEPAGALAVAAIKQYVDTHHTEGETYAAILCGANMNFDRLRFVAERAEVGEEREALFAITIPEERGSFRRFCEAVGALPGGPRNVTEFNYRISDAARAHVFVGLTTRGKGESATIAQHFSQQGFEALDLTHDELAKEHLRHLVGGHSALAQDERLLRFVFPERPGALLKFLSLMQPTWNISLFHYRNQGADYGRILVGMQVPAEDTATFDAFLATLGYPYVDETNNPAYRLFLRSGS; translated from the coding sequence ATGACACAGCCACTCACCCCCGCCGATTACCTGAAAAAGATCCTCACCGCCCGCGTCTACGACGTGGCTGTGGAATCCCCCCTGGAGCCCGCCAAGAACCTGAGCCATCGCCTGAAGAACCGGGTGCTGCTCAAGCGTGAGGACCAGCAGCCCGTCTTCAGCTTCAAGCTGCGGGGGGCGTACAACAAGATGGCCCACCTCACACCGGCGCAGCTCGAGCGTGGCGTGATCTGCGCCTCGGCTGGCAACCACGCCCAGGGCGTGGCCATGAGCGCCCAGCGCCTGGGCGTGCGCGCGGTCGTCGTCATGCCCACCACCACACCGCAGCTCAAGGTGGATGCCGTCAAGACACTCGGCGGCGAAGTCGTGCTGTTTGGCGACAGCTACTCCGACGCCTACGGCCACTCTCTGAAGCTTGAAAAAGCACAGGGCCTGACCTTTGTGCACCCGTTCGACGACCCCGATGTGATTGCCGGGCAAGGGACGATCGCCATGGAAATCCTGCGGCAACTGCAAAGCCTGGGCAGCAACCAGCTCAACGCGGTGTTCGTGGCGATTGGTGGCGGCGGGCTGGTCAGCGGCGTGGCCAACTACATCAAGGCCGTGCGGCCCGAGATCAAGATCATTGGCGTGCAGATGAACGACTCGGACGCGATGATCCAGTCCGTCAAGGCACACGAGCGCGTCACTCTGGCCGATGTGGGCCTGTTCTCAGACGGCACCGCCGTCAAGCTGGTGGGCGAAGAAACCTTCCGCGTGGCTGCTGGGCTGGTGGACGAATTCATCACGGTGGACACGGACGCCGTGTGCGCCGCCATCAAGGACGTGTTCGTGGACACGCGCAGCATCGTCGAGCCCGCAGGGGCCCTGGCTGTGGCCGCCATCAAGCAGTATGTGGACACGCACCACACCGAGGGCGAGACCTATGCCGCCATCTTGTGCGGCGCCAACATGAACTTCGACCGCCTGCGCTTTGTGGCCGAGCGCGCCGAGGTGGGCGAAGAGCGCGAAGCCCTGTTCGCCATCACCATTCCCGAAGAGCGCGGCAGCTTTCGCCGCTTTTGCGAAGCCGTGGGCGCCCTGCCCGGCGGCCCGCGCAACGTCACCGAGTTCAACTACCGCATCAGCGATGCCGCCCGCGCCCATGTGTTTGTGGGCCTGACCACGCGCGGCAAGGGCGAGTCGGCAACGATTGCGCAGCATTTCAGCCAGCAAGGCTTTGAGGCACTGGACCTGACCCACGACGAGCTGGCCAAGGAGCATTTGCGCCACCTGGTGGGCGGCCACTCGGCCCTGGCTCAAGACGAGCGACTGTTGCGCTTTGTCTTCCCCGAGCGGCCCGGCGCGCTGCTCAAGTTCCTGAGCCTGATGCAGCCGACCTGGAACATCAGCCTCTTTCACTACCGCAACCAGGGCGCCGACTATGGCCGCATCCTGGTCGGCATGCAGGTGCCAGCCGAAGACACCGCTACGTTCGATGCCTTCCTGGCCACCCTGGGCTACCCGTATGTGGACGAGACGAACAACCCGGCGTACCGGCTGTTCTTGCGCTCCGGCTCTTGA
- a CDS encoding porin, which yields MKKSLIALAVLAASGAAMAQSSVTLFGIVDAGVGRVSSGGTSVTGVTNSGLATSRLGFRGEEDLGGGLKAGFWLEGAVQNDTGTGQGGGAAGPGFEFKRRSTLSLAGGFGEVRLGRELTVGYVNSTAADVFGDNGVGASIGKNHFAGVIETRKGNGISYILPSNLGGIYGQVQYVFGESLSNAAYDKAGDYLGARIGYRNGPLDTAIAFAKGRGASAAADADQFNIFASYDLGVVKPFIGFNQEKNKAAVQTKFQSYLLGLTAPVGPGTVRVSYNDVDKKNSADDGQKFAIGYVYDLSKRTALYGTLAHVKNKGAATFGATPGGLSFTQAQGKNANGYEFGIRHSF from the coding sequence ATGAAAAAATCCCTGATTGCCCTGGCTGTGCTGGCTGCTTCCGGCGCTGCAATGGCTCAGTCTTCCGTGACACTGTTCGGTATCGTTGACGCTGGCGTTGGCCGCGTTTCCTCCGGTGGCACTTCGGTGACCGGCGTGACCAACAGCGGTCTGGCCACCAGCCGTCTGGGCTTCCGCGGTGAAGAAGACCTGGGTGGCGGTCTGAAGGCTGGTTTCTGGCTGGAAGGTGCCGTTCAGAACGACACAGGCACTGGCCAAGGCGGCGGCGCTGCAGGTCCTGGTTTTGAATTCAAGCGTCGCTCGACTCTGAGCCTGGCTGGCGGCTTCGGTGAAGTGCGTCTGGGTCGCGAACTGACTGTTGGCTATGTCAACTCCACAGCAGCTGACGTGTTCGGCGATAACGGCGTTGGCGCTTCTATCGGCAAGAACCACTTCGCTGGCGTGATCGAAACCCGTAAGGGCAACGGCATCAGCTACATTCTGCCTTCCAACTTGGGCGGCATCTACGGTCAAGTGCAGTACGTGTTCGGCGAATCCCTGTCGAACGCTGCTTACGACAAGGCTGGTGACTACCTCGGCGCCCGTATCGGCTACCGCAACGGTCCTCTGGACACAGCTATCGCCTTCGCAAAGGGCCGCGGTGCTTCCGCAGCTGCTGACGCTGACCAGTTCAATATTTTCGCCAGCTATGACCTGGGTGTTGTGAAGCCATTCATCGGCTTCAACCAAGAAAAGAACAAGGCAGCGGTGCAAACCAAGTTCCAAAGCTATCTGCTGGGTCTGACGGCTCCTGTGGGTCCAGGCACTGTCCGCGTTTCGTACAACGACGTGGACAAGAAAAACAGTGCTGACGACGGCCAAAAGTTCGCCATCGGTTACGTGTATGACCTGTCCAAGCGCACAGCTCTGTACGGTACTCTGGCTCACGTGAAGAACAAGGGCGCTGCAACGTTCGGCGCTACTCCTGGTGGCCTGTCCTTCACTCAAGCCCAAGGCAAGAACGCCAACGGTTACGAGTTCGGCATTCGTCACTCCTTCTAA
- a CDS encoding porin, giving the protein MKKVDAKRLFALGAVALVSGSAFAQAAAGAGTSSVQLYGIVDVAYRHTNNEGPATNVGQSLNQLVGGGMSQSRWGINVSEDLGGGAKALVNMENRFGADTGSPNSGATGPYFQQSWVGLQGGYGRVTLGRQYNVLFDLVTSTYASYPYSPYMDVYKPEIGFSLGARADNMVKYMAEIGPVRGALQYSFDEKSPTGGKTVGGYLRYATGGVAAGLGYESYKFASGKEVEAWTLGGSYRTGDWYFNAGYGENKVDPLTSATDLAVLGAMWQGTINGGFGGSAFLQANKRTIYKVGVGYQLTPQINLGAHYFHAKQSGTVATADATANFFTMALDYAFSKRTDAYVEVDNTRLKGNVSLSSSAAGVGVNGAKSRTGFTVGLRHRF; this is encoded by the coding sequence ATGAAAAAAGTAGACGCCAAGAGACTGTTCGCCTTGGGAGCTGTTGCTCTCGTTTCCGGTTCTGCCTTTGCCCAAGCTGCGGCTGGTGCGGGCACCAGTTCCGTGCAGCTTTACGGGATTGTGGATGTGGCTTACCGTCACACGAACAACGAAGGCCCCGCCACCAATGTGGGTCAGTCACTGAACCAACTTGTTGGTGGTGGCATGTCGCAAAGCCGTTGGGGTATCAACGTCTCTGAAGACTTGGGTGGCGGCGCCAAAGCACTCGTCAATATGGAGAACCGTTTTGGTGCCGATACAGGATCGCCAAACTCCGGCGCCACGGGTCCTTACTTCCAGCAATCCTGGGTGGGCCTGCAAGGCGGCTATGGCCGTGTAACGCTGGGTCGTCAGTACAACGTGCTGTTTGATCTGGTCACCAGCACCTACGCTTCGTACCCCTATTCGCCTTATATGGATGTCTACAAGCCAGAAATTGGCTTCTCGCTGGGTGCGCGTGCTGACAACATGGTCAAGTACATGGCTGAGATTGGCCCTGTGCGTGGTGCCTTGCAGTACTCGTTCGACGAAAAGAGCCCCACAGGTGGTAAGACTGTGGGTGGCTACCTGCGCTATGCCACAGGCGGTGTGGCTGCTGGTCTGGGCTACGAGAGCTACAAGTTCGCCTCTGGTAAAGAAGTTGAAGCCTGGACTCTGGGCGGCTCTTACCGCACTGGCGACTGGTACTTCAACGCTGGCTATGGTGAGAACAAGGTTGATCCGCTGACCAGCGCGACCGACCTCGCTGTGCTGGGCGCTATGTGGCAAGGCACCATCAATGGCGGCTTTGGTGGCTCTGCCTTCCTGCAGGCCAACAAGCGCACAATTTACAAGGTGGGTGTGGGCTACCAGCTGACGCCACAAATCAACCTGGGCGCACATTACTTCCATGCCAAGCAGTCTGGTACGGTGGCGACTGCGGATGCCACGGCCAACTTCTTCACCATGGCTTTGGACTACGCGTTCTCCAAGCGCACAGATGCCTACGTTGAAGTCGACAACACGCGCCTGAAGGGCAATGTGTCTTTGAGCAGCAGCGCTGCAGGCGTGGGTGTGAATGGTGCCAAGAGCCGCACAGGTTTCACGGTAGGGCTGCGCCACCGTTTCTGA
- the gspI gene encoding type II secretion system minor pseudopilin GspI yields MTPQYRACRPICRPARGFTLVEVLVALAIVAIALLAGTQAASTLTRNAQRQSDIVLAQLCAENELIKARLSRQMPSVGDSTEPCEQAGRQFTVNVIVRPTPNPQFRRMDAQVFDADISILRISTIIGRN; encoded by the coding sequence ATGACGCCGCAGTACAGGGCCTGCCGCCCCATCTGCCGCCCAGCTCGCGGCTTCACTCTGGTGGAAGTGCTGGTCGCCCTGGCCATTGTGGCCATTGCGCTGCTGGCAGGCACCCAGGCCGCCAGCACGCTCACACGCAATGCCCAGCGCCAGTCCGACATCGTGCTGGCCCAGCTGTGCGCTGAAAACGAACTCATCAAAGCCCGCCTGTCGCGCCAGATGCCCAGCGTGGGCGACAGTACCGAGCCCTGCGAACAAGCGGGTCGGCAGTTCACGGTGAACGTGATCGTGCGGCCCACGCCCAATCCACAGTTCCGGCGCATGGATGCGCAGGTGTTTGATGCAGATATTTCCATCCTGCGCATCTCCACCATCATCGGGAGGAACTAG
- a CDS encoding adenosylcobinamide-GDP ribazoletransferase, with protein sequence MQALRHYLLAVQFFTRIPVTGRLADWVGYSPAMLRASAAHFPGIGWLAAGLSCAVVALLHWGLGAQPMTPLVAAVLSTVATVVMTGGFHEDGLADVADGLGGSYDRERALDIMKDSRVGAFGAMALVLALLAKVSLLALLGAHSLGAVLAALAGGHVLSRLWPLFIVRWLPHVGDTARSKSKPLADQISRSALAAAALWCFVPLALVYQAQAATFLIASITLSMAAAAWMGRWFARRLQGFTGDCLGATQQVGEIGFYLGAALALGAAR encoded by the coding sequence ATGCAAGCCCTGCGCCACTACCTGCTGGCCGTGCAGTTCTTCACCCGCATTCCTGTCACGGGGCGGCTGGCCGACTGGGTGGGGTACAGCCCGGCCATGCTGCGCGCCAGCGCGGCGCACTTTCCGGGCATTGGCTGGCTGGCGGCGGGCTTGTCGTGCGCCGTGGTGGCGCTGCTGCACTGGGGGCTGGGCGCGCAGCCCATGACCCCACTGGTGGCCGCAGTGCTCAGCACCGTGGCCACGGTGGTGATGACCGGCGGCTTTCATGAAGATGGCTTGGCCGATGTGGCCGACGGTCTGGGCGGCAGCTACGACCGAGAGCGCGCGCTGGACATCATGAAAGACTCGCGCGTCGGGGCGTTTGGGGCCATGGCGCTGGTGCTGGCCCTGCTGGCCAAGGTGAGCCTGCTGGCGCTGCTGGGCGCACACAGCCTGGGGGCCGTACTGGCCGCTTTGGCGGGCGGGCATGTGCTCTCGCGCCTGTGGCCGCTGTTCATCGTGCGTTGGCTGCCGCATGTGGGCGACACAGCCCGCTCCAAAAGCAAGCCACTGGCCGACCAGATATCGCGCAGCGCGCTGGCAGCCGCCGCCTTGTGGTGTTTTGTGCCGCTAGCGCTGGTCTATCAAGCGCAAGCAGCTACGTTTTTAATAGCATCCATCACTCTCAGCATGGCAGCTGCAGCCTGGATGGGACGCTGGTTTGCCCGGCGCCTGCAGGGCTTTACCGGGGACTGCCTGGGCGCCACCCAGCAAGTGGGCGAAATCGGCTTTTACCTAGGGGCGGCACTGGCCCTGGGCGCGGCACGGTGA